One Alteromonas sp. KC3 DNA segment encodes these proteins:
- a CDS encoding EAL domain-containing protein, translated as MSRFIYLILLLFLVVLSAEASPRLSNPVFQSLSTKNGLPQDVVNDIVVDDDGFVWIATEGGAVRWDGVRTKRIKGPNNTLIDSSIYKLTLQGDKALWFSVYGQGVFYLDLKTQDIVQIEPKSYQELEEFIQHAEFFHWQDENNLIISLGEEVQRFNTKTKTVETIAKLSSTAIENYHSIRAAITLDNTLLVATTTGLFSNDLTNPDLTLVPVEYLNGISPTLDNENAKFLMLDSSERVWLTTVENVFVADKKALLEQINEGQNNAFELVIDQLNVWTMEQAKDDSFWLGTNRGLYSLTKTASGWEQVHILEPHNGSTSISDKKITSIAKDETGNIWLSSIYAGALYFGVKSADIFTIQNERHAKEQLLTSHVTWAFAETEPNKLWIGTSNGLNHYDFATGKSKQYLTSDSPLSYIGEGSVERIIPTTDDKLFLQTYDGIRLFDPSTGESQRPQVLSGGEEEVFDAYSAGTTLASDGTLYFVGNEDFLAYDTALKSLRDMELDPRVFDINFTQGFLGESVYHGGRLFLSTEGGLWLIDPNTSSHELVYRFPESQRGRDRSISSWVIDDTGVLWLAYNSVGLVGLDVDTFEPLYNLNDSNLLLSNIVYGLQKDDGGNIWFSSHKGLHKYDPATGQIKNFIYGRELSVSEFNQGASLKLNDGRLAYGSTSGVVVFSPAQLESIEASRGLINKQTAITQVSVDNRELRQPLLNLNGHHFDLEHEDFGLTIHFSSLAMSGIGKVKYYYKLLKDQRIVTEGITEDAKITFANIEPGDYVFSVSPTPGSFDFTVLPAEISVSMPYAPLRSPLAYGIYTALLVGLFVAYLLSRQRQLFRLHKAQHQATLFSDAFRQTRDWVLIFDAEKRLVAANPAFEQVFGFNKKEPLPKQLAKLYLRYPTLNRQLSAKLPDLQGGDFWKDEGVIDGADGKRYDVLIDITAVSGESNVPEHYLIVISDITEQKNAERKLLKIATYDSLTGLVNRTLLLDRLEHAIALARHHEHRVAVMFVDLDRFKGINDSLGHDYGDKLLRIVANRMRNLVADSGTVARLGGDEFVIVIEEVTNEDDLSSFVGQIIESVETPISLAEEVLRVSCSIGVAFYPDDASEPAELIKQADVAMYTAKKDALSGFTYFTRDMNERAKTRLQLENKVKRAYSDDTFYNHYQPIVDARTNKTVGVELLLRGRLDDEPLFPDQFIPVLEELKYIIEVTRKAMRRAASDLSQWYSSGFDGYVSINLSAMHFKTEFDLNSVFGLLQEFDLPKEAFRFEITEGVLMDDTDNALRQIQRFVDEGFILALDDFGTGYSSLSYLKRYPLSVLKIDKSFVNEMAPGNANEALVATTISLASSLNMSCVAEGVESKDQVEALLRKDCYFHQGYFYAKPCSAEDVTPLLFKQWT; from the coding sequence ATGAGCCGTTTTATCTACCTAATTCTTTTACTTTTTTTAGTTGTTCTTAGTGCTGAGGCATCGCCGCGGCTGTCAAACCCTGTCTTTCAATCTTTATCGACTAAAAACGGTTTGCCACAAGATGTGGTGAACGACATCGTGGTAGATGATGACGGCTTCGTTTGGATAGCGACGGAAGGAGGCGCTGTAAGATGGGATGGCGTTAGAACGAAAAGAATAAAAGGGCCTAATAATACGCTTATCGACTCATCTATTTATAAACTCACGTTGCAAGGTGACAAAGCGCTATGGTTTAGCGTTTACGGACAAGGTGTTTTTTACTTAGATCTTAAAACACAAGACATCGTTCAAATTGAACCTAAATCATACCAAGAACTAGAAGAGTTTATTCAGCACGCTGAGTTTTTTCATTGGCAAGATGAAAACAATCTCATCATTTCTTTGGGGGAAGAGGTCCAGCGTTTTAATACGAAAACTAAAACTGTCGAGACTATTGCAAAACTCAGCAGTACTGCCATTGAAAACTACCATAGCATCAGAGCAGCCATCACTCTCGACAATACATTGTTAGTTGCTACTACAACGGGACTATTTAGTAACGACTTAACCAATCCAGATTTAACCTTAGTACCAGTAGAATATCTCAATGGTATTTCCCCAACATTGGATAATGAAAACGCTAAATTTCTGATGTTAGATAGCAGTGAGCGCGTGTGGCTTACTACCGTTGAAAACGTGTTTGTGGCTGATAAAAAAGCATTGCTTGAGCAAATTAATGAAGGTCAAAACAACGCATTTGAACTCGTTATCGATCAGCTGAACGTGTGGACGATGGAGCAAGCTAAAGACGACAGCTTTTGGCTTGGGACTAACAGGGGGCTATATTCACTTACCAAGACAGCGAGTGGATGGGAGCAAGTTCATATTTTAGAGCCACACAATGGTTCAACATCTATTTCAGATAAAAAGATTACGTCGATCGCAAAAGACGAGACAGGTAATATTTGGTTGAGTTCTATCTATGCTGGCGCGCTCTACTTTGGCGTAAAAAGCGCAGATATTTTTACTATTCAAAATGAGCGTCATGCAAAAGAGCAATTGCTAACCAGTCACGTTACTTGGGCGTTTGCGGAAACTGAGCCAAATAAATTGTGGATTGGTACCTCCAACGGTTTAAATCACTACGACTTCGCTACTGGCAAGTCAAAGCAATACTTAACGAGTGACTCTCCTTTAAGTTATATAGGGGAAGGCTCAGTTGAGCGAATTATCCCGACAACTGACGATAAGCTATTTTTACAAACTTATGACGGAATACGCCTGTTTGACCCTTCAACGGGCGAGTCGCAGCGCCCACAGGTGTTAAGTGGTGGCGAAGAAGAGGTTTTTGATGCTTACAGTGCGGGAACGACACTAGCAAGCGACGGAACTCTGTATTTTGTGGGCAACGAAGACTTTTTGGCCTACGACACAGCGTTAAAGTCGTTGCGCGACATGGAGTTAGACCCTCGTGTTTTTGATATAAACTTTACACAGGGCTTTTTGGGCGAGTCAGTTTATCACGGCGGCAGATTGTTCTTATCAACCGAAGGGGGGTTGTGGCTTATTGATCCCAATACCTCTTCCCATGAACTCGTTTATCGTTTTCCTGAATCACAACGTGGGCGTGACCGCTCTATATCATCATGGGTAATTGATGACACTGGTGTATTGTGGCTTGCCTATAATAGCGTTGGATTAGTAGGACTTGATGTCGATACATTTGAGCCGCTTTATAACCTAAACGATAGCAACCTTTTATTATCCAACATTGTATATGGGTTACAAAAAGACGACGGTGGAAATATTTGGTTCAGTTCGCACAAAGGACTTCACAAATATGACCCTGCCACAGGTCAAATTAAGAACTTTATCTATGGTCGCGAACTCAGTGTGTCTGAGTTCAACCAAGGTGCGTCGCTTAAGCTGAACGATGGGCGTTTGGCGTATGGCTCAACCAGCGGTGTTGTGGTGTTTTCGCCTGCACAACTAGAAAGCATTGAAGCCAGCCGAGGCCTTATTAACAAGCAAACCGCCATTACGCAAGTTTCGGTAGATAATCGAGAACTAAGGCAACCGCTATTGAATTTGAATGGACATCACTTCGACCTTGAACACGAAGATTTTGGGCTTACTATTCATTTCTCATCCCTTGCAATGTCGGGAATTGGAAAGGTAAAGTACTATTATAAATTGCTTAAAGATCAGCGGATTGTAACTGAAGGTATTACAGAAGACGCTAAAATTACATTTGCGAATATTGAACCAGGCGACTATGTCTTCTCAGTGTCACCGACACCGGGCAGTTTCGATTTTACCGTGCTTCCCGCCGAAATTTCAGTGTCTATGCCTTACGCACCGCTTCGTTCTCCTTTGGCTTACGGAATTTATACCGCGCTATTAGTTGGGCTGTTCGTAGCGTATTTATTATCCCGTCAGCGTCAACTATTCAGACTTCACAAAGCCCAACATCAAGCCACATTATTTAGCGATGCGTTTAGGCAGACCCGAGATTGGGTGTTAATTTTCGATGCCGAGAAGCGTTTGGTTGCGGCTAACCCAGCATTCGAGCAAGTATTTGGTTTCAACAAAAAAGAGCCATTACCTAAACAACTTGCAAAACTCTATTTGCGATATCCTACGCTTAATCGCCAACTATCAGCCAAGCTACCGGATTTACAAGGTGGCGACTTCTGGAAAGATGAAGGCGTCATCGATGGTGCAGATGGCAAGCGCTATGATGTATTAATTGATATCACCGCAGTAAGTGGTGAAAGTAATGTGCCAGAGCACTATTTAATTGTTATCTCGGATATTACTGAACAAAAGAATGCAGAGCGTAAGCTACTTAAAATAGCGACTTATGACAGTTTAACTGGATTGGTCAATCGTACTTTACTATTAGACCGGCTTGAACATGCTATCGCGCTGGCTCGCCATCACGAGCATCGCGTTGCGGTCATGTTTGTAGACTTGGATAGATTCAAGGGCATAAACGATTCTCTTGGTCACGATTATGGCGACAAATTACTGCGAATTGTGGCAAACCGAATGCGTAATTTAGTCGCTGACTCCGGTACCGTCGCGCGTTTAGGTGGCGACGAATTTGTTATCGTTATCGAAGAAGTAACCAACGAAGATGACTTGAGTTCTTTCGTTGGGCAAATTATAGAGTCAGTAGAGACACCTATTTCACTTGCTGAAGAGGTGCTGCGCGTATCTTGTAGTATTGGTGTTGCGTTTTACCCTGACGATGCATCTGAACCAGCAGAGCTGATTAAGCAGGCTGATGTGGCGATGTACACAGCCAAAAAAGATGCATTGAGTGGGTTTACTTACTTTACGCGAGATATGAATGAGCGTGCAAAAACACGTCTGCAGTTGGAAAATAAAGTAAAGCGCGCGTATTCAGACGATACTTTTTACAATCATTATCAGCCTATTGTCGATGCACGCACGAACAAAACGGTAGGGGTAGAACTTCTCTTACGGGGAAGGTTGGACGATGAGCCGTTGTTCCCTGACCAGTTTATTCCCGTGCTTGAAGAGCTAAAGTATATAATTGAAGTGACTCGCAAAGCCATGCGTCGTGCAGCCAGTGATTTATCACAGTGGTATTCAAGTGGTTTTGATGGGTATGTTTCAATCAATCTTTCGGCCATGCACTTCAAGACCGAGTTTGATTTAAATAGTGTCTTTGGATTGTTGCAGGAATTTGACTTACCTAAAGAAGCGTTTCGTTTTGAGATCACCGAAGGTGTATTGATGGATGACACTGACAATGCGCTTAGGCAAATCCAGCGTTTCGTTGATGAAGGATTTATATTGGCACTTGATGATTTTGGGACGGGATATTCCTCGTTGAGTTATCTCAAGCGCTATCCGCTTTCGGTACTAAAAATAGATAAAAGCTTCGTAAATGAAATGGCACCGGGTAATGCCAATGAAGCACTTGTAGCAACAACTATTTCGTTAGCGAGCAGTTTAAATATGAGTTGCGTAGCGGAAGGCGTTGAGTCGAAAGACCAAGTTGAGGCGCTTTTGCGTAAAGATTGTTACTTCCATCAGGGCTATTTTTATGCGAAACCCTGCTCGGCAGAAGACGTCACGCCTCTACTGTTTAAGCAGTGGACTTGA
- a CDS encoding AMP-binding protein — MPLDMTANANSTEVIKSPLTMLYHWEQTRGDDVFLTQPIKGEYHDFTWKQVAEQARTVAARLREMAFPAGSRIGIFSKNCAEWFITDLGIMMAGHVSVPIFSTAGPDTVQYVLKHADVKLLFVGKLDNTAEQVASIPSEYLTVAFPYPNIATKQQWDEFMAIAPITDSPVQDMDDIMTIIYTSGSTGQPKGVVHSYNTACWAARRSLDQLGINESDRTMSYLPLAHITERVLVELSSYYSGGKIHFVEDLSTFQRDVGHCQPTLFISVPRLWTKFQMGVLAKMPQKKLDTLLKIPFLNKIVAKKIRNGLGINNARLWASGSAPLAPAVIEWFAKIGINISEGWGMTENSAYGTGSVPFRHDKIGCIGRPYDGVDIRTSEEGEIQVKSPCNMLEYYLEPEKTAEVFTEDGYLRTGDKGVIDADGYVKITGRLKDIFKTAKGKYVTPAPIEAKFMENPVVEQVCVTGTNLPQPVALLVLSEEAQKKDKAEIEASLKKTFEAINAKLESHQVMDRVVVMKNEWSIENDLLTPTLKVKRHVLEERFEDIIQGTYSDKLVWVDA, encoded by the coding sequence ATGCCGCTAGATATGACAGCAAATGCCAACAGCACGGAAGTAATTAAATCGCCATTGACTATGTTGTACCACTGGGAACAAACCCGTGGTGACGACGTCTTCTTAACACAGCCCATAAAGGGCGAGTATCATGACTTTACATGGAAGCAGGTAGCAGAGCAGGCACGCACAGTCGCGGCACGTTTGCGTGAAATGGCATTTCCTGCTGGAAGCCGTATAGGGATTTTCTCGAAGAACTGCGCAGAGTGGTTCATTACTGACCTTGGTATCATGATGGCAGGTCACGTTTCTGTACCTATTTTCTCTACAGCCGGTCCTGACACAGTGCAATATGTGTTGAAACACGCTGACGTGAAATTATTGTTTGTGGGTAAATTAGATAACACTGCAGAACAAGTCGCTTCAATTCCATCTGAATATTTAACCGTTGCTTTCCCTTATCCGAATATTGCTACAAAGCAGCAGTGGGACGAGTTTATGGCTATCGCGCCTATCACTGACTCGCCGGTGCAAGATATGGATGACATCATGACCATTATCTACACCTCGGGCAGCACTGGTCAGCCTAAAGGTGTAGTCCATAGCTATAATACGGCATGTTGGGCAGCACGACGTTCGTTAGACCAACTGGGTATCAATGAAAGCGACCGCACTATGAGTTATTTGCCGCTAGCGCATATTACCGAGCGTGTGTTGGTTGAACTGTCGAGTTACTACAGCGGCGGTAAAATCCATTTTGTAGAAGACTTGTCGACGTTCCAGCGTGATGTTGGTCATTGCCAGCCAACGCTATTTATTTCTGTACCGCGTTTATGGACGAAGTTCCAAATGGGTGTATTGGCGAAGATGCCACAGAAAAAATTAGATACGCTGCTTAAAATTCCATTTCTTAACAAGATTGTAGCGAAGAAAATTCGTAATGGGCTTGGGATTAACAATGCTCGCTTATGGGCAAGTGGTTCTGCGCCACTAGCGCCAGCGGTTATCGAGTGGTTTGCAAAAATCGGTATTAATATCTCAGAAGGGTGGGGTATGACTGAAAATAGCGCCTATGGTACCGGCAGCGTTCCGTTTAGACACGACAAAATAGGCTGCATTGGCAGACCTTATGACGGCGTTGATATTCGCACGTCTGAAGAGGGCGAAATTCAAGTTAAGTCTCCGTGTAACATGCTTGAGTATTACTTAGAGCCAGAAAAGACAGCAGAAGTCTTTACCGAAGATGGCTACCTTCGCACTGGGGATAAAGGTGTTATTGATGCTGACGGGTATGTGAAAATAACGGGTCGTCTTAAAGATATCTTTAAAACGGCAAAGGGCAAATACGTGACGCCAGCGCCTATCGAAGCTAAGTTTATGGAAAACCCAGTTGTTGAGCAGGTGTGTGTAACCGGTACTAACCTACCTCAGCCTGTCGCATTACTTGTGCTAAGTGAGGAAGCGCAGAAGAAGGACAAGGCTGAAATTGAAGCGAGCCTGAAGAAAACATTTGAGGCAATAAACGCTAAACTCGAAAGTCACCAAGTTATGGACCGCGTTGTGGTAATGAAAAATGAATGGAGCATTGAAAATGATCTACTCACTCCAACGCTTAAAGTTAAGCGACACGTGCTTGAAGAGCGCTTTGAAGACATTATTCAAGGAACATACAGCGACAAGTTAGTTTGGGTTGACGCCTAA